In Juglans microcarpa x Juglans regia isolate MS1-56 chromosome 4S, Jm3101_v1.0, whole genome shotgun sequence, a single window of DNA contains:
- the LOC121262249 gene encoding dnaJ homolog subfamily B member 1 has product MGVDYYKVLMVNGNATDEDLKKAYRRLAMKWHPDKNPTNKKEAEAKFKQISEAYEVLSDPQKRAIYDQYGEEGLKDMPPSGSGGFPFGNGCGESGFNPRNAEDIFAEFFGSSPFGFGSSGPGRSMRFASDGSGIFGGFSGSDNVFRTNSEGSMPKKPPPVESKLPCSLAELYSGSTRKMKISRTVVDANGRQVPETEILTIDVKPGWKKGTKITFPDKGNEQHNQLPADLVFVIDEKPHDVYKRDGNDLIVNQRVSLAEALGGTMVNLITLDGRNLSIPVTDIVSPSYELVVAREGMPIVREPGNRGDLRIKFEVKFPTRLTPEQRVALKRALGG; this is encoded by the exons ATGGGTGTTGATTACTACAAAGTATTGATGGTGAACGGGAATGCTACCGATGAAGATCTCAAGAAGGCTTATAGGAGATTGGCAATGAAATGGCATCCTGACAAGAATCCCACAAACAAGAAAGAAGCCGAAGCAAAATTCAAGCAGATCTCCGAAGCCTATGAG GTATTGAGTGACCCGCAGAAGAGGGCTATTTATGATCAGTACGGTGAGGAAGGGTTGAAAGATATGCCACCATCTGGCAGTGGTGGGTTCCCATTTGGAAATGGCTGTGGGGAAAGTGGGTTCAACCCTAGGAATGCAGAGGACATTTTTGCAGAATTCTTTGGAAGTAGCCCTTTTGGATTCGGTTCTTCAGGACCTGGGAGGTCTATGAGGTTCGCGTCTGATGGCTCAGGGATTTTTGGAGGGTTCAGTGGGAGTGACAATGTATTTCGAACAAATAGTGAGGGCAGCATGCCAAAGAAACCACCACCTGTGGAGAGCAAACTGCCATGCAGCCTTGCAGAGCTTTACTCTGGATCAAcaaggaaaatgaagatttcAAGGACTGTTGTTGATGCTAATGG GCGACAAGTGCCAGAAACAGAGATATTGACCATTGATGTGAAGCCTGGATGGAAAAAAGGAACCAAGATCACTTTCCCAGACAAAGGGAATGAACAACATAACCAGCTCCCAGCAGACTTGGTGTTTGTGATTGATGAGAAACCCCATGATGTATACAAAAGAGATGGCAATGACCTCATTGTGAACCAAAGAGTGTCGTTGGCCGAGGCTCTGGGAGGGACCATGGTTAATCTCATCACGCTTGATGGACGTAATCTATCAATTCCGGTGACTGACATTGTGAGCCCCAGTTATGAGCTTGTAGTTGCAAGAGAGGGAATGCCAATAGTGAGAGAGCCAGGTAATAGAGGCGATTTAAGGATAAAATTTGAGGTGAAGTTTCCTACGAGATTGACACCTGAGCAAAGAGTAGCACTTAAGCGTGCTTTGGGGGGTTGA